In Nostoc edaphicum CCNP1411, the sequence TTGGGGAAAACAGTTCTGAGTTGCCAGTTTCGAGTCATAGAAGTTAGATTCCCAACTTAGCACTGGCTCAACGCCCCGCTATCCATGTACAGCAATCAGTACTCCTGAATACTCTGTCCTACCGTTGACATTTTCAATCCTGTTTTGTCCCCGCTAGACTGTAAAAGTGATTGGGGGAAATTATATTATTTACTAGCTATATAATTTTTTTACCATCCAGATGTAATTAGTTCATGGAATCTTTATCATATTTATCAATCAACAACCAGATGATTTCTATATGATTTAAAAGTCCTATAAGTGTTTAACCATTTTCACATAATTAGTTCATGGAATCTTTATCATTTTTGACAATTAATGACCAAATAATTTCTATTGAGGAAGCAGTAAAGTACCTGCAAGCCTCTGGAAAATTGGGACAGTTCATTGGGGATATTCTCCGTCAGTACGTAATTGAGTCAGAAATCCGAACACGAGACGATATTGAAATTGGCACTGCAATAACTGAACAGTCAATTATTGACTTTAGGCTGAAAAATCAACTGACTGATCCCCAAAGTTTTCAAGAATGGTTACAGACCAACAACACAGATTACGCTACCTTTCACACATCGGTTACTTTTGGTTACAAGCTAGAAAAGCTGAAAGCTGTAGTGACGGAAACAAAACTCCAAGAATATTTTATTGAGCGCAAGATTTTTTTGGATCGGGTAGTACTCTCTAGAATTGTTGTTGATAATCGAGAATTGGCAGACGAACTACACACGCAAATTGAAGAAGGAGGTAGTTTTGAGCAACTAGCTAAAGAGTATTCACTTTCAGATGACCGAATTGTGAACGGCATGATGGGAATAGTCAGCCGAGGAAGTATGCCAGATATATTACGCGCAGCTATTGATGTGGCGAGTCCTGGACAATTAGTAGGACCAATAGAAATCGTTGGCAAAGACTCTCCCCAAGGAGAAGGACCTTATGGTTTGTTTCGAGTAGAACAATTTCTGCCAGCGTCTTTAGAAGATACTCAACTAAAGCAAGCACTACAAAATGAGTTATTTGAAAAATGGCTAGCAGAGAAAATTCAAAAACTGACAGTCAAGTTACAAGTGAGTTAAAAATTCTGGATAATGAATCTTTACGATTAAAAGTGCTAGCTTCTTTGCCTTGGAATCAGCCACCGCTATGTTGGCTGACTCCCGAACAACAGTCCCAATTAGAAAATGAGTGCCAAACCCGTCAATATCGTCTTGGAGAAAAAATCTGGTCAAACGATGTCGGTGGTTATCAATTCTTAATTGTGGCTGGAAAAGTTCGCTTACGAGAAGAGGGCGTTGGCAAACCAATAGCCGCCCTAGATGTGGGGGATTGGTTTGGTGACTTACAAAAGCTGTCTGCGGATTTTAAAGCTGTAGCTGCCAGTAAAGAAGTAGTAGTAGTGTGTTGGGATACAGCCCTGTGGGCAGGATTTTCTCACCCACAAATTCAGGAATTTTGGCAAGTGTTACCAGTGGACATGGAGGGAGAGAGAGAGACATTTTCTTTCTCTTCCACTCCTTCACTCGCACCAGCCTCAGAAGGGACTTCCAGTCCCCACAGCCTCCAACCCCAAAGAGGACTCCCAGCCGCTAATTTAATCGTCTCGAATTATCCATTTGTTGCCAGTTGGAACACCGCTGCTGCTTGTTTAACAATGGTGGCGCAACAGTTAGAAAATTCTGTGCAACTGGAATGGGTGCAGCGTCAACTCAGAGGACAACGCCCAAAACAGGTTGTGGAAGCAGGAGAAAAATTAGGGTTAGTGTTGCGGCGCTTACAAGTGAGTTGGGGTGAGTTGCGACAGCTGTCATTTCCAGCTTTATTACTGTGGAATTCTGACTCACCCCAAAGTCCATCCTGGGTGGTAGCTTATGGAGTGAAAGGCGATCGCTTAATTATCGCTAATCCTTTAAATCCCGAACGAACTTGTGAAACTTTGCCGCAGTCCATAGTTGAGGCATCTTGGGATGGACAATTGTGGCAAGTAGAACTCATATCTAAGCAAGAAACATTTAACCTGAGTTGGTTCACCCCAGCAGTTTGGAAGTATAAGGGATTGCTAACAGAAGTATTGTTAGCATCTTTTACCTTGCAGCTTTTGGGGTTAACAACACCACTAATTACACAAGTTGTCATTGATAAAGTGATGGTGCAAGGGAGTTTGCCGACTCTCGATGTTATGGCGATCGCACTTTTATGCGTAGCCATATTTGAGTCCATACTTGGCATTCTCCGTCTATTCATCTTTACCCATACAGCTCGTCGTCTGGATTTGAGTTTATCAGCACAGCTATTTCGCCATCTGATGCGTCTGCCTTTGGCTTATTTTGAGTCGCGGCGCGTCGGAGATACAGTAGCACGAGTCCAGGAACTCGAACAAATTCGTCAGTTTCTCACAGGTACAGCATTAACTGTAATTCTAGATAGCATCTTTGCTGTGGTGTACCTGGCATTGATGTTTTACTATAACGTCCCACTCACCTTTGTAGCTTTAGCAGTACTACCGCTATTTGCCACATTAACGATAGTTGCAACACCAATTCTGCGTAACTGGCTAAACGAAACTTTCAACCGTTCTGCCGATAGTCAATCGTTTCTAGTAGAGACAATTACCGGAATTCACTCCGTTAAAGCCCATGCAGCAGAACCAGTAGCCCGCGATCGCTGGGAAGGCTTATTTGCTCGCTTCATTCGCACAGGTTTTAAAGCCTCTACCACCTCCAATATCAGCAGCAATATTGGTGACTTTCTCACTAATTTGTCCACCATGCTGATTCTCTGGTTTGGAGCCAAATTAGTCATTGAACAAAAGCTCACAATCGGACAGCTAGTTGCATTTCAAATGCTGTCTGGTAGAGTCACAGGCCCACTTTTGCGCTTAGTACAGTTGTGGCAAAACCTTCAACAAGTGCTACTTTCTGTAGATCGCATTGGTGATATTCTCAACGTCTCCCCGGAAGCAGAACTGGGAACTGGTCTAGTTTTACCACCCCTGAAAGGACAAGTCACCTTTGAGCAAGTATTTTTCCGCTATCGGCCAAACTTTGAAGCCATTCTGCGGGGAATCTCTTTCAATGCCGAACCAGGGCAATTTGTCGGCATTGTCGGACGTAGCGGTTCTGGGAAAAGTACCCTGTCTAAACTATTGCAACGTCTCTATCAAATTGAATCAGGACGCATTCTTATTGATGGTTTTGATATAAAAAGTGCCGATTTAGCTTCACTGCGGCAACAAGTTAGTGTAGTTCTTCAAGAAGACTTTTTATTTAACGGTTCCATTTTGGAAAATATCACTCTCGGTAGTCCCGATATTACCGCAGAGCAAGTAGTAGAGGCGGCAAGACTAGCAGTAGCACACGACTTCATCAGTCAATTACCATACGGTTACGAAACCAATGTTGGTGAACGCGGTACAGCTTTATCTGGTGGACAGAGACAACGTATTGCCCTAGCAAGGTTATTTCTTTCCCAAGCACCGATTTTAGTTTTGGATGAAGCTACCAGCGCTTTGGATAGTGAAACTGAACAACAAGTACTGCAAAACCTGCAAAAAATTTCCGCTAATCGTACCGTGTTTCTAATTGCTCACCGCTTTGCTCCCCTCAAACGTGCTGATTTGATTTTGGTGTTAGAGCAAGGCGTGATTGCTGAACGTGGTACTCACGCACAGTTGTTGCAACAAAAGGGTTTGTACTGGTCACTATATCAACGCCAGCAAGCAAATATATAGTAAATTGATACTAGCTCAAAGCTTGTGGTTAGTACAGCACAGACAAGTAGGGGCAATTCATGAATTGCTCCTACTTGAGCAACTTGTTAAAAGTCAATACAGTTCAGATAAGACCAAAACACTTGTAGAGACGGCGATTTATCGCGTCTTGAAAACCCACAATTTTGTACTATTAGCCTTAACTGAACCGTATTGTGTTAAAAGTAGGGAAACTTCCGTCAACAGTCTACTAGATAAAAGATAAACGCCTGGAAAGTAGCGTAAGGATGCTCTTAGGCGAATGGCAATACTTGTCGGTTAAGCTTATGTTCGCCACCAACCAGAAGAACTCAGTTGCTTGAGGAATTATTAAGTACTGCCAATCCTCTGATAAAATCCTTGGAGCGTAAGTAAGTAAATTCATTATGACAAGTGCATCTTATATTTTTCTGGCTGGAGCAAGTCGCGGTGTTGGTCGAGAAATTGCTCAATATCTGACAGCGCAACAGCTAAAAGTCAAAGCACTCCTAAGAACAGCAGCAGTTGCGGCTGAATTAGAGAAAACAGGTATTCAAGTAGTTGTGGGAGATGCTTTGAATGTTGACGATGTAGAACGCGCAATCCTGACAGATGAACCTATTCACACCGTTATCAGTACAATTGGCGGTTTACCGACAGACGTAGAAAAGCCAGATTACCCTGGTAATAGAAATCTGATCGATGCGGCAGTTAAAGCTGGAGTACAAAAGTTTATTCTCATATCTTCTATTGGCGCTGGCAATAGTGTTGTTGCTCTGTCACCCCAAGTTTTGGCAGCACTGGGAACAGTTTTAGTTGAGAAAGACAAAGCTGAACAACACTTAATTGCCAGTGGACTTACCTATACAATCATCCGCCCAGGTGGACTCAAGTCAGAACCAGCAACGGGTAATGGCGTTTTGACTGAAGATCCGCAGATTATTGGTAGCATCAATCGTGCAGATGTGGCACAGTTAGTTGGTCGCTGTTTAAATAGCGATCGCACCAATAATAAAATATTGTCAGCCGTAGACCGAAATATGCTATTCGGACAAAGAGAATTTGCAGAATTTAGTTTGGAGTAATTTAAGCACGCCAGCGGAGTATCTGACCCTTAACAGGATTCACAAATTCTCGTTTTTCAGCGACAGACCGAGCATACTCTCGCTTCAACTGGTAGTACCACTGCGCTTGCATATCTGAGTCCTTAATCAGCCGTAGTACAGGATTATATTTCAGACCAATCTGCTGTTTTTCCACAACCGTTCGGTCTTGGTCAAGGAAAGTCCGCGCTAGTATATGCATCAGTGGTTTGAAAAATCCCACCCAAGGAAGTGTCCAGTAAAGAGCAAAAGTTACCTCAGTTTCCGTATCTGAAATGGGTGTAACTGCTGTTAAATTAACGACTCGATGCTTACCAATGGTGGTTTCTTCTATTCT encodes:
- a CDS encoding peptidylprolyl isomerase, with the protein product MESLSFLTINDQIISIEEAVKYLQASGKLGQFIGDILRQYVIESEIRTRDDIEIGTAITEQSIIDFRLKNQLTDPQSFQEWLQTNNTDYATFHTSVTFGYKLEKLKAVVTETKLQEYFIERKIFLDRVVLSRIVVDNRELADELHTQIEEGGSFEQLAKEYSLSDDRIVNGMMGIVSRGSMPDILRAAIDVASPGQLVGPIEIVGKDSPQGEGPYGLFRVEQFLPASLEDTQLKQALQNELFEKWLAEKIQKLTVKLQVS
- a CDS encoding type I secretion system permease/ATPase, which gives rise to MASRENSKTDSQVTSELKILDNESLRLKVLASLPWNQPPLCWLTPEQQSQLENECQTRQYRLGEKIWSNDVGGYQFLIVAGKVRLREEGVGKPIAALDVGDWFGDLQKLSADFKAVAASKEVVVVCWDTALWAGFSHPQIQEFWQVLPVDMEGERETFSFSSTPSLAPASEGTSSPHSLQPQRGLPAANLIVSNYPFVASWNTAAACLTMVAQQLENSVQLEWVQRQLRGQRPKQVVEAGEKLGLVLRRLQVSWGELRQLSFPALLLWNSDSPQSPSWVVAYGVKGDRLIIANPLNPERTCETLPQSIVEASWDGQLWQVELISKQETFNLSWFTPAVWKYKGLLTEVLLASFTLQLLGLTTPLITQVVIDKVMVQGSLPTLDVMAIALLCVAIFESILGILRLFIFTHTARRLDLSLSAQLFRHLMRLPLAYFESRRVGDTVARVQELEQIRQFLTGTALTVILDSIFAVVYLALMFYYNVPLTFVALAVLPLFATLTIVATPILRNWLNETFNRSADSQSFLVETITGIHSVKAHAAEPVARDRWEGLFARFIRTGFKASTTSNISSNIGDFLTNLSTMLILWFGAKLVIEQKLTIGQLVAFQMLSGRVTGPLLRLVQLWQNLQQVLLSVDRIGDILNVSPEAELGTGLVLPPLKGQVTFEQVFFRYRPNFEAILRGISFNAEPGQFVGIVGRSGSGKSTLSKLLQRLYQIESGRILIDGFDIKSADLASLRQQVSVVLQEDFLFNGSILENITLGSPDITAEQVVEAARLAVAHDFISQLPYGYETNVGERGTALSGGQRQRIALARLFLSQAPILVLDEATSALDSETEQQVLQNLQKISANRTVFLIAHRFAPLKRADLILVLEQGVIAERGTHAQLLQQKGLYWSLYQRQQANI
- a CDS encoding SDR family oxidoreductase produces the protein MTSASYIFLAGASRGVGREIAQYLTAQQLKVKALLRTAAVAAELEKTGIQVVVGDALNVDDVERAILTDEPIHTVISTIGGLPTDVEKPDYPGNRNLIDAAVKAGVQKFILISSIGAGNSVVALSPQVLAALGTVLVEKDKAEQHLIASGLTYTIIRPGGLKSEPATGNGVLTEDPQIIGSINRADVAQLVGRCLNSDRTNNKILSAVDRNMLFGQREFAEFSLE